From Alligator mississippiensis isolate rAllMis1 chromosome 9, rAllMis1, whole genome shotgun sequence, one genomic window encodes:
- the LOC106738810 gene encoding BPI fold-containing family B member 6, giving the protein MPELPRSRICCVFFLCGWLVSSHGTDAPGAVLKIDIETIDQAVTTAMAESNVLQKLAEAASKKQPGAKPIKGITGLMVKDLQPPEISLTFVPGTGLFMAVLTKITIAGRSFIGGNMEISLVANMTAKNKLSQDDSGSPKFSVENCQIAIVSVKTNLPSNMLPKMVNKFLDSTLKKVMPGMLCPAVGAVLELMNAKFDTMMAQMPFGALGSIQFTLLSPPIISQDFIELHLKPILQHQGGDPVDLPADPPALASLLPKTEPGTQIVLSANLLAGELTLLQASFDLNVTDNPALELPPLTTATLASLLPEVSESLPPSKPLVIELRVTKPPLVTIKEDKSLLHLFATMEFLSGDPSDSRDPLFVLETHINLDTQFSVREEKLHISVALDRLYKMGLSSSSVGPFDETPLKGFLADIIQVAYVPALNVALREGMPLPYLFGLKYSHTEISMFEGALVLNVRVK; this is encoded by the exons ATGCCGGAGCTGCCGAGGTCCAGGATTTGCTGCGTTTTCTTCCTCTGTGGCTGGCTGGTCTCATCTCACGGGACCGATGCCCCCGGGGCCGTTCTCAAGATCGATATCGAAACGATCGATCAAG CCGTCACCACCGCCATGGCCGAGAGCAACGTGCTGCAGAAACTGGCAGAAGCCGCGTCAAAGAAGCAGCCAGGAGCTAAACCCATCAAAGGCATCACGGG GCTGATGGTGAAAGACCTGCAGCCCCCGGAGATCTCCCTGACGTTCGTACCGGGGACGGGGCTGTTCATGGCCGTTCTCACCAAAATAACCATTGCTGGGAGAAG CTTCATAGGTGGCAATATGGAAATCTCACTGGTGGCGAACATGACCGCGAAGAACAAGCTGTCGCAGGACGACTCGGGGAGCCCGAAATTCAGCGTTGAGAACTGCCAGATTGCTATTGTCAGTGTTAAAACCAACCTTCCCAGCAA CATGCTCCCCAAAATGGTGAATAAGTTTCTGGATAGCACCCTTAAGAAAGTCATGCCAGGCATG ctgtgtccagcggTGGGTGCCGTCCTTGAACTCATGAACGCCAAGTTTGACACCATGATGG CCCAGATGCCCTTCGGTGCCCTGGGGAGCATCCAGTTCACTTTGCTGAGCCCGCCGATCATAAGCCAAGATTTCATAGAGCTGCATCTCAAG CCCATTCTCCAGCACCAGGGTGGAGATCCAGTCGACCTTCCTGCagacccaccagccctggcctccctgctgccaaaaacaGAGCCTGGTACCCAGATCGTCCTGTCGGCGAATCTCCTGGCTGGGGAGCTGACGCTCCTGCAAGCATCCTTCGACCTGAACGTCACGGACAACCCG GCTCTCGAGCTCCCCCCGCTGACAACAGCCACCCTCGCCTCCTTGCTCCCAGAG GTCTCCGAGTCGCTGCCTCCCTCAAAGCCCCTGGTGATTGAACTCAGAGTCACAAAACCACCTCTGGTCACCATCAAAGAGGACAAAAGCCTCCTGCACCTCTTTGCCACCATGGAGTTCCTCTCTGGGGACCCCAGTGACAGCCGTGATCCCCTCTTCGTCCTGGAGACT CACATCAATCTGGATACCCAGTTCTCTGTTCGCGAAGAGAAGCTGCACATCTCCGTCGCCCTGGACAG GTTGTATAAAATGGGGCTGTCCTCCTCCTCCGTCGGCCCTTTTGAC GAGACACCACTGAAAGGATTTTTGGCGGACATTATTCAGGTTGCATACGTGCCAGCACTCAACG TGGCGCTGCGAGAAGGGATGCCCCTGCCTTACCTGTTCGGCCTGAAATACAGCCACACCGAGATCAGCATGTTTGAG GGCGCCCTGGTGCTGAACGTGCGCGTCAAGTAG